The nucleotide window CAGCGGCCCTCGCGCATCACGGTTTCGAGGGTCTGGACGGCGTGCCACACGTCCTCGTGGCTGGTGTACAGGGGCGTGAAGCCGAAGCGCAGGATGTCCGGCGCGCGGAAGTCCCCGATCACCCCCGCCGTGATGAGGGCCTGCATGATCTCGTAGCCGTGCGGGTGGGCGAGGCTGACCTGACTGCCGCGCCGCTCGTCGTCCCCCGGCGTGACGAGCCGGAAGCCGTGGCGGGCACAGAGGGGCCGCATCAATTCAATGAAGATGCGGGTGAGGCTCAGCGACTTCTCGCGCACCTGCCCCATGTCCACGTCCTCGAAGACTTCCAGCGCGGCGTCGAGCGCACTCAGGCCCAGGATGCTCGGCGTGCCCGTCTGGTACTGCCGGATGCCCGACGCGCCCGCGTACCGCGACGTGAACTCGAAGGGCGAGGCGTGCCCCATCCACCCGCTCAGGACGTTGGGGGCGGAGGCGTGATGACGGCGGGCGACGTAGAGGAAGGCGGGCGCTCCCGGTCCCCCGTTCAGGTACTTGTACCCGCACCCCACCGCGAAGTCGGCCCCCGCCCCGTTCAGGTCCACCGGGAAGGCCCCCGCGCTGTGGGCGAGGTCCCAGAGGGTGAGTGCCCCGCGTTCCTGCGCCCGCCGCGTTACCGCCGGGAGGTCGTGCCGCTCGCCCGTCCGGTAGTCCACCTGCGTGAGCATCAGCACGGCGGTCTCGTCGTCCACCGCGTCCGCGACCCCGGCGGGGGAGACCAGCCGCAACTCCGCCCGCGCCTCCCCCAGCAACTCCGCCAGCCCCTGCGCGATGTACAGGTCGGTGGGGAAGTTGTCTTCCTCGGCCACGATCACGCGCCGCCGGGAGTCCTTCCTCGCGGCCAGATGGAGCGCCGCCGACAGCACTTTGAATAGATTCACGCTCGTGCTGTCGGCGGCAACTACTTCGTCCGCGTCCGCACCGATCAGCCGGGCGATGCGGGCACCCACGCGGGCGGGCAGATCGATCCAGCCGTGCTTGTTCCACGAGCGGATGAGGTCCACCCCCCACTCCTCGCGCACCACCTTCTCGACCC belongs to Deinococcus sp. YIM 134068 and includes:
- the kynU gene encoding kynureninase; its protein translation is MTPPDLPTLRDLDTRDPLASKRAEFLLPGGVIYLDGNSLGVLPARVPARVEKVVREEWGVDLIRSWNKHGWIDLPARVGARIARLIGADADEVVAADSTSVNLFKVLSAALHLAARKDSRRRVIVAEEDNFPTDLYIAQGLAELLGEARAELRLVSPAGVADAVDDETAVLMLTQVDYRTGERHDLPAVTRRAQERGALTLWDLAHSAGAFPVDLNGAGADFAVGCGYKYLNGGPGAPAFLYVARRHHASAPNVLSGWMGHASPFEFTSRYAGASGIRQYQTGTPSILGLSALDAALEVFEDVDMGQVREKSLSLTRIFIELMRPLCARHGFRLVTPGDDERRGSQVSLAHPHGYEIMQALITAGVIGDFRAPDILRFGFTPLYTSHEDVWHAVQTLETVMREGRWQDARHAERNAVT